The following is a genomic window from Roseitalea porphyridii.
CAGACCGGGCAGGATGATGCGCGCTTCCTTGACCACCGACAGCCCGCCAATGCCGCTGTCGAAGAACAGCACCGATGGATCGACCGGTTCACTCACCGCCGGACGTCCTTCCTTTTGCCGCCCGCGTCGGCCGCCTGCGCGGATCGTCGCCCGGCGAGCCCTGCCCGCGCGGCATTTCCGGCGAGAACCGGTCCAGCGAGGAAATCACGCCGCGCAGCAGGCGGATCTCCTCGACCGAGAAGCCCGGTCGCGACAGGACCGCCCTGATGCCGTCGACCTGCACGGGCTTGCGCTCGGGCGGCCGGAAATAGCCGCGCGCGTCGAGCGCCGCCTCGAGCTGTTCGAACAGGCCGACCAGTTCGGCCCGCGGCGCCGGCGTGAACTCCGGCCCGGCAAACGGTAAGGTCTCGTCCTCGCTGCCGGCCGTCTTCAGATATTCATAGGCCATCAGCAGCACCGCCTGGGCGATGTTCAGCGAGGCGTAGGCGGGATTGACCGGGAAGGTGACGATGTCGTCGGCGAAACCGATTTCCTCGTTGTAGAGGCCGAAACGCTCGCGCCCGAACAACATGCCCGTCGCCTGCCCCGACCGGTCGCGGGCGCGCATGTTGGCGCAGGCCTCGACCGGGCCGAGCACGCGCTTGAAGCCGTCGCGCTGGCGCGCGGTCGTGGCAACGACATAGGTCAGGTCGGCGACGGCCTCGGCCAGCGTCTCGAACACGCGCACACCTTCAAGCACGTAGGCCGCGCCGCTCGCCGTCGCGTTTGCCTTCTCGTTGGGCCAGCCGTCGCGCGGGTTGACGAGACGCAGGTCGATCAGCCCGAAATTGGCCATGGCGCGGGCGACCATGCCGATGTTCTCGCCGAGTTGAGGCTCAACGAGGATCACGGCGGGGCCTTCCTCGATGCGGTCCTGGGTGGTGTTGGTGCCGGCCATGGTGCGCGTTCAGCGGGTGATGTCGATCATCCGCAGGTACGCCAAGCCGGAAGGCCAGGCAAGCGCCCGTCAGGCGGCCGGCCGCCTCACCCGGTCGGCTTCCCAGGTGCCGGCATTGTCGAGCACCATGTCCGGCTCGCGATAGGCCTGCCGCAGGAAGCGCTCATAGACCGCCCCCTCCACATCGCGGCCAATCGGGCCCGTGGTGCCGGTAATCATCCGCAAGGCTTCCTGCAGCGCATCGACCGTGCCCGAGCCCTCGTCGAACTGCGCCTTCTTGCGCCAGACCAGATCGTGCGGCAGCAGATCGGCGCAGGCCTTCCGCAGGATCCATTTCTCGGTGGTCGGCCCGGTGGCCTCGGCCGCATCTGCGTCGGTGCGGCACAGTTTCAGGCTGGCCGGGACCGACTGGGCGAAGTCGATCAGGTCGCGGTCGAGGAACGGCGTGCGCGCCTCCAGGCTCTCGGCCATCGTCACGCGGTCGACCCGCTGCAGATTGATGTTGTGCATGGTGCCGAGGCTCCGCGTCAGTTCGTCGGCGAGCGCGCGCGGATCGTCCACATAGCCATGGTGGTAGGTGTAGCCGGCGAACAGTTCGTCCGCCCCTTCGCCGGTGAGCACCGCCTTGACCTGACGCCGGGCGAGCTTTGCGGCGAAATGGGTCGGAATGGCGCTGCGCACCAGATCGATGTCGGCGCTTTCAAGGTGATAGATGACATGCGGCAGCACGTCGGCGATGTCGGCGGGCGTGAAGGCGTGCTCGTGATGGTCCGATCCGATATGGGCGGCGACCTTGCGCGCGGCCATCAGATCCGGCGAACCTTCGGTGCCCACCGCGAAGGTCTTGAGCGGCGTCTTGCCGGCGCGGGCGCGGCTGCGGGCAGCCAGCGCTGCGATGATCGAACTGTCGAGCCCGCCCGACAGGAACGAGCCGACCTCGACATCGGCGACCATCCATTTCTGGACCGCCTCCACCAGCACCAGGCGCAGTTCGCGCGCAGTGGCCGTCACGTCGAGGCCCGGTTCGGCCTCGGCCGCCCCATGCGGAATGCGGTACCATTGGCGGTGGCCGCGCGCGCTGTCATAGAGCGAACCGGGCGCGATCGCCTCGATATCGACCAGACCCATGCCGTCGAAGGCCTTCAGTTCGGAGGCGAAGATCAGCCCCTCGCCATGGCGGGCCATGTAGAGCGGCTTGATGCCGAGCGGATCGCGCGCGGCGACGATGCGTCCGGGCGTCGCCAGCACGAAGGCGAACATACCGTCGAGCCGGCTGATCCAGCGGCCCGCGCCCGTTCGAAACAGGTGCAGGATCGTCTCGCTGTCCGAGGCGCTCTCGAACTCGTCGGCGCCAAGGATGGCCCGCAGATCCTCGTGGTTGTAGATCTCGCCATTGACCACCAGCATGTCGTCGCCCTGGTTGATCGGCTGACGGCCATCGTCCGGTCCGATGATCGCAAGGCGGCTGTGCGCCATGACGACCGGCGCGCCGGCGAGCGCGGTCACCTCGGTCGCGTCCGGCCCGCGATGGGAGAGCCGCGCGACCATGTCGCGCGCCAGCGCCTCGTCGCCCGCATGCCATAACGTCACAAAGCCGCACATCGTTGTTCTGTCCTTCGACCGGTTCTCGCTTGCCTGAATGATAGGTGCCCTACGCCGCTATTGCGATAGCGGCTTTCGAAAATACGACACGAACTGCCTCTCACGCACGACTGAGCAAGCCGGCAGGCTGCGGCCGCGATGCCGCCGGCGGACGACTATCGGAGCGTTTGCGCGGTTCTGACCCCTTTGCTATAGCGGCGCAAAAAACCCCCGGGGCGCCCCAAGTCCGGCGCTCCATTCCAACCCCCTTTCCCGAGGTCGAAAATGGCGAAAATCAAGGTCGAAAATCCGGTGGTCGAGCTGGACGGCGACGAGATGACGCGGATCATCTGGCAGTTCATCAAGGACAAGCTGATCCACCCCTATCTCGACATCGACCTGAAGTATTACGACCTCGGCGTCGAATCGCGCGATGCCACCGACGACCAGATCACCGTCGATGCGGCCAACGCGATCAAGGAGCATGGCGTCGGCGTCAAATGCGCGACGATCACGCCGGACGAGGCGCGCGTTGAGGAATTCGGCCTCAAGAAGATGTGGCGTTCGCCGAACGGCACGATCCGCAACATCCTGGGCGGCGTGATCTTCCGCGAGCCGATCATCTGCAAGAACGTGCCGCGCCTTGTGCCCGGCTGGACCAAGCCGGTCATCGTCGGCCGCCACGCCTATGGCGACCAGTATCGCGCCACCGATTTCCGCTTCCCCGGCAAGGGCAAGCTGTTCATGAAGTTCGTCGGCGAGGACGGCAAGGAGCAGGAGTACGAGATCTTCGACGCGCCCGGCGCCGGCATCGCCATGGGCATGTACAATCTGGACGCCTCGATCGTCGACTTCGCCCGCGCCTCGCTGAACTACGGCCTGCAGCGCAAGGTGCCGGTGTACCTTTCGACCAAGAACACGATCATGAAGGTCTATGACGGCCGCTTCAAGGACATCTTCCAAGAGATCTACGAGGCCGAGTTCGAGGACGCCTTCAAGGAAGCGGGCATCTGGTACGAGCACCGGCTGATCGACGACATGGTC
Proteins encoded in this region:
- a CDS encoding RNA methyltransferase, translated to MAGTNTTQDRIEEGPAVILVEPQLGENIGMVARAMANFGLIDLRLVNPRDGWPNEKANATASGAAYVLEGVRVFETLAEAVADLTYVVATTARQRDGFKRVLGPVEACANMRARDRSGQATGMLFGRERFGLYNEEIGFADDIVTFPVNPAYASLNIAQAVLLMAYEYLKTAGSEDETLPFAGPEFTPAPRAELVGLFEQLEAALDARGYFRPPERKPVQVDGIRAVLSRPGFSVEEIRLLRGVISSLDRFSPEMPRGQGSPGDDPRRRPTRAAKGRTSGGE
- a CDS encoding NADP-dependent isocitrate dehydrogenase, with the protein product MAKIKVENPVVELDGDEMTRIIWQFIKDKLIHPYLDIDLKYYDLGVESRDATDDQITVDAANAIKEHGVGVKCATITPDEARVEEFGLKKMWRSPNGTIRNILGGVIFREPIICKNVPRLVPGWTKPVIVGRHAYGDQYRATDFRFPGKGKLFMKFVGEDGKEQEYEIFDAPGAGIAMGMYNLDASIVDFARASLNYGLQRKVPVYLSTKNTIMKVYDGRFKDIFQEIYEAEFEDAFKEAGIWYEHRLIDDMVAANLKWSGGYVWACKNYDGDVQSDTVAQGFGSLGLMTSVLMTPDGKTVEAEAAHGTVTRHYRQHQAGEETSTNSIASIFAWTRGLAHRAKLDGNEALADFARTLEEVCVNTVESGYMTKDLALLIGPDQKWLTTTGFLDKIDENLQKAMAR
- the asnB gene encoding asparagine synthase (glutamine-hydrolyzing); protein product: MCGFVTLWHAGDEALARDMVARLSHRGPDATEVTALAGAPVVMAHSRLAIIGPDDGRQPINQGDDMLVVNGEIYNHEDLRAILGADEFESASDSETILHLFRTGAGRWISRLDGMFAFVLATPGRIVAARDPLGIKPLYMARHGEGLIFASELKAFDGMGLVDIEAIAPGSLYDSARGHRQWYRIPHGAAEAEPGLDVTATARELRLVLVEAVQKWMVADVEVGSFLSGGLDSSIIAALAARSRARAGKTPLKTFAVGTEGSPDLMAARKVAAHIGSDHHEHAFTPADIADVLPHVIYHLESADIDLVRSAIPTHFAAKLARRQVKAVLTGEGADELFAGYTYHHGYVDDPRALADELTRSLGTMHNINLQRVDRVTMAESLEARTPFLDRDLIDFAQSVPASLKLCRTDADAAEATGPTTEKWILRKACADLLPHDLVWRKKAQFDEGSGTVDALQEALRMITGTTGPIGRDVEGAVYERFLRQAYREPDMVLDNAGTWEADRVRRPAA